A genomic stretch from Arachis stenosperma cultivar V10309 chromosome 3, arast.V10309.gnm1.PFL2, whole genome shotgun sequence includes:
- the LOC130969843 gene encoding cytochrome P450 CYP736A12-like encodes MFPATIPLLPVLFVTLALPITVLFLKRKHHDRSLPPGPPAFPVFGNLPMLLGKFPHRTLQAMAQKYGPIMSLRLGQIPALIVSNSEAAEMFLKTHDASFASRRKTQASEYVSYGSKGLLFSEYGTYWRNMKRLCTSQLLSASKVSSFAGVREREVEATVKSIKRAAARGEAVNITEAVNHLVEDTTYKIVMGRSRDNEVDLTALVHDAISVSGAFNIADYVPWLGSFDLLLGSTRRLKKIAKAVDQVLEKIIEEHHTRGSGSGACHASRDHRDFIDILLSLMNQPVDPRDEQSQVMDRTNVKAILLDTIAGSFETSATVIVWVLSELLKHPRVMRNLQDELANLVGLNKFVQETHLTNLSYLDIVIKETLRLHPAGAFFPRETIKDTMVNGYHIREKTIIIINLWALGRDPKAWSNNANEFYPERFLTKNFDYRGYSFQFIPFGSGSRGCPGIHLGLTMVKLIVAQLVHCFTWELPSNMTPDELDMNEKFALTLTKAKNLHAVPTYRLLCEV; translated from the exons ATGTTTCCAGCAACCATACCACTACTTCCAGTGCTCTTTGTCACACTCGCCCTCCCCATCACCGTATTGTTCCTAAAAAGAAAACATCATGATAGATCACTCCCACCGGGACCACCGGCATTTCCGGTCTTCGGTAACCTGCCCATGCTGCTGGGGAAGTTCCCACACCGCACACTCCAAGCCATGGCCCAAAAATACGGCCCAATTATGTCCCTTCGGTTAGGGCAGATCCCAGCCCTCATTGTCTCAAACTCCGAAGCCGCAGAAATGTTCTTAAAGACACACGACGCTAGTTTTGCGAGCCGTCGCAAAACCCAGGCAAGCGAGTACGTATCATACGGCTCCAAAGGGCTGTTGTTCTCGGAGTACGGTACGTACTGGCGCAACATGAAGAGATTGTGCACGTCGCAGCTTCTGAGCGCGTCGAAGGTGTCGTCTTTTGCTGGTGTTAGGGAGAGAGAAGTGGAAGCGACGGTGAAATCGATCAAGAGAGCTGCAGCGAGAGGTGAGGCGGTGAATATTACTGAGGCGGTGAATCATCTTGTAGAGGATACAACGTATAAGATAGTGATGGGGCGTAGTAGGGATAATGAGGTTGATTTGACTGCCCTAGTTCATGATGCTATTAGCGTCAGTGGAGCCTTTAATATCGCAGATTATGTGCCCTGGCTTGGATCTTTTGACCTTCTTCTG GGATCCACACGAAGGTTGAAGAAAATTGCTAAAGCTGTTGACCAAGTGTTGGAGAAGATAATTGAGGAGCATCACACTAGAGGTTCTGGTTCGGGTGCATGCCATGCCTCGAGGGACCACAGGGATTTCATTGACATATTACTCTCCCTTATGAACCAACCCGTTGATCCACGTGATGAACAGAGCCAAGTCATGGATCGAACCAACGTTAAGGCTATACTCCTAGATACTATTGCAGGCTCATTTGAAACTTCTGCAACCGTTATTGTATGGGTTTTATCCGAGCTGTTAAAGCATCCAAGAGTGATGAGAAACCTTCAAGACGAGCTAGCTAatttggttggattgaacaaaTTTGTGCAAGAGACCCATTTGACAAACCTAAGTTACTTGGATATTGTGATCAAAGAAACATTACGATTACATCCTGCTGGAGCATTTTTTCCCCGCGAAACAATTAAAGATACTATGGTTAATGGTTATCATATAAGAGAAAAGACAATAATCATAATAAACTTATGGGCATTGGGAAGAGATCCTAAGGCATGGTCTAATAATGCTAATGAGTTTTATCCCGAaagatttttaactaaaaattttgACTACCGTGGCTACAGCTTTCAGTTTATACCATTTGGTTCTGGTAGCAGAGGATGTCCTGGAATACACCTAGGACTAACTATGGTGAAACTTATTGTGGCTCAGTTAGTACATTGCTTCACCTGGGAATTACCATCGAACATGACGCCAGATGAGTTGGACATGAACGAAAAATTTGCACTCACACTGACTAAAGCCAAGAACTTACATGCTGTGCCAACGTATCGTCTTCTTTGTGAAGTCTAA